A section of the Bacillus pumilus genome encodes:
- a CDS encoding class I adenylate-forming enzyme family protein: protein MNTLQALLNDRMERSSQIEAVTGGGVSYTFEEYAKRIDQLAHYLNQKGIRKGDRVCFICQNHHHFSTIMLAAIKAGAVAVPLSWQLTSFELEGILKKAEPKALFFDREFRDIIAAVNVSLEDCLMVESGVNAKTTQLFEDILASNDGSNLAEDVSEEDLAMILFTSGTTGNPKGCMVGHGRIYQFLTRRGNRGFDLKGKRYLASHPLYHMSSINHLIAAAIEGYTLVFLHDATPKRILETIEKERITFMMAFPSAYTYMLEEMKRGSYDLSSFEIAISGGTKVPVRLIKDYKEVGIQMMHGYGSTEAWVVSAWHPAMGEDKMGSAGKVDPDVEVKIMHPETDETLPAGEIGEVVMRSPFYFLGYYHQPDATEKVLKDGWFHMGDAGYLDEDGFLFITGRYKDVILYGGDNIYPDQVEEVIDQIPGVIESAVIGVPDELFGEVPSAYIVKDDSVDFCEEDVVNYCQERLADYKVPSIHFTQELPKNKLGKIMKKDLRELVVNA from the coding sequence TTGAATACATTACAGGCATTACTTAACGACAGAATGGAACGCTCTTCACAAATTGAAGCGGTAACTGGCGGGGGTGTGTCTTATACATTTGAAGAATATGCAAAGCGCATTGACCAGCTTGCTCACTACCTGAATCAAAAGGGGATTCGAAAAGGGGACCGTGTTTGCTTTATTTGCCAAAACCATCACCACTTTTCAACGATTATGCTGGCAGCCATCAAAGCAGGTGCAGTAGCAGTTCCGCTTAGCTGGCAGCTTACTTCCTTTGAGCTGGAAGGTATTTTGAAAAAAGCAGAACCAAAGGCTTTATTTTTTGACCGTGAATTCCGTGACATCATTGCGGCAGTGAATGTATCTTTAGAAGATTGCCTAATGGTGGAATCCGGTGTCAATGCGAAAACAACACAGCTGTTTGAAGACATTTTGGCATCAAATGATGGCAGTAACCTTGCTGAAGACGTATCAGAAGAGGATCTAGCGATGATTTTATTCACCTCTGGAACAACAGGCAATCCAAAAGGATGTATGGTCGGACATGGGCGAATCTATCAATTTTTAACAAGACGGGGGAATCGAGGATTCGATCTGAAAGGAAAACGATACTTGGCGAGTCATCCGTTGTATCATATGAGTTCAATTAATCACCTGATTGCAGCTGCGATTGAAGGGTATACACTTGTCTTTTTACATGATGCTACACCGAAACGCATTTTAGAAACGATTGAGAAAGAAAGAATTACTTTCATGATGGCTTTCCCATCAGCTTACACGTACATGCTAGAAGAAATGAAACGCGGTTCGTACGATCTCTCATCTTTTGAGATTGCAATTTCTGGCGGTACGAAGGTGCCGGTACGCTTAATTAAAGATTACAAAGAAGTAGGCATTCAGATGATGCATGGCTATGGAAGTACGGAAGCATGGGTTGTGAGTGCGTGGCATCCAGCGATGGGAGAGGATAAAATGGGTTCTGCGGGTAAAGTGGATCCAGATGTAGAAGTGAAAATCATGCACCCTGAGACAGACGAGACATTGCCAGCTGGAGAAATTGGTGAAGTCGTCATGAGAAGCCCATTTTATTTCTTAGGCTACTATCATCAGCCTGACGCTACAGAGAAGGTACTCAAAGATGGCTGGTTCCATATGGGAGATGCAGGATATTTAGATGAAGACGGTTTTCTTTTCATCACAGGCAGATACAAAGATGTGATTCTTTACGGCGGGGATAATATCTATCCTGACCAAGTAGAAGAAGTCATTGATCAAATTCCAGGTGTAATTGAATCAGCTGTCATTGGGGTACCGGACGAATTATTTGGTGAAGTGCCAAGTGCGTATATCGTAAAAGACGATTCCGTCGATTTTTGCGAAGAAGATGTGGTGAACTATTGCCAGGAACGTTTGGCAGATTACAAAGTGCCCTCCATTCATTTCACACAGGAGCTGCCAAAAAACAAGCTTGGTAAAATCATGAAGAAAGATTTACGTGAATTGGTTGTGAATGCGTAG